In the genome of Candidatus Baltobacteraceae bacterium, one region contains:
- a CDS encoding RNA-binding S4 domain-containing protein, with amino-acid sequence MRLDKFMKVSRLSKRRSEAHEALEHGRITKDGKTLKPGYQVKAGDVLEIHYATRFVTVRVIDVPLRVTPAVKPAELYEVLDTRKDDPADWI; translated from the coding sequence GTGCGCTTAGATAAGTTCATGAAGGTGTCGCGCCTGTCGAAGCGGCGCAGCGAAGCGCACGAAGCGCTCGAGCACGGACGCATCACCAAAGACGGCAAGACGCTCAAGCCCGGTTATCAGGTCAAAGCGGGCGACGTGCTGGAGATCCATTATGCGACGCGGTTCGTCACCGTGCGCGTGATCGACGTCCCGCTGCGCGTAACGCCTGCGGTCAAGCCCGCCGAACTTTACGAGGTGCTCGACACGCGTAAAGACGACCCGGCCGACTGGATCTAA
- a CDS encoding MATE family efflux transporter, translating to MSQAETAPPAETPQQARRHGVNVFEEGKPMWQILLVFLVPLMLSNALQSASQTFASIWIGRLISTQALGAVSAVFPVVFLLFSFVFGVSSGGTVLVGQAFGARDIHKVKRIAGTVLGAALYLGIVVAVVGYFGSAAMLAWLRTPSDIIGMADAYAKVIFLVMPAFFVYFVYATILRGTGDSTTPFYALIVSSVLAIAITPLFIVGWFGLPKLGVVSAAVAGLIANVAALTWMIFYLRWRDNPLKIDRETISDFVIDWSILWSVLKIGVPTGVQVMMVSLAEIAVITFVNHFGSSATAAYGAVNQIVGYVQFPAISIGIAASIFGAQCIGAKREDKLGSVIRSAVGLNYVVGGILIALCYIFAWVILGWFITDSHTLQIAHELLMITLWSYAVFGNSAVLSGTMRGSGDVLWPTVIGIAVIWGVEVPVAWILMQKVGLDGVWIGYPAAYCVSLLLQFCYYEFVWKRKTHERLV from the coding sequence ATGAGTCAGGCCGAGACTGCGCCGCCGGCGGAGACGCCGCAGCAGGCGCGACGGCACGGCGTCAACGTTTTCGAGGAGGGGAAGCCGATGTGGCAGATCCTCCTCGTCTTTCTCGTCCCCTTGATGCTCAGCAACGCGCTGCAGTCCGCGTCGCAGACGTTCGCCAGCATTTGGATCGGGCGGCTGATTTCCACGCAGGCGCTCGGCGCGGTGTCGGCGGTCTTTCCGGTCGTTTTTTTGCTATTCTCGTTCGTCTTCGGCGTCAGCAGCGGCGGAACGGTCCTGGTGGGTCAGGCCTTCGGCGCGCGCGACATCCATAAAGTCAAGCGCATCGCGGGAACGGTACTCGGTGCGGCGCTCTATCTCGGCATCGTCGTCGCCGTCGTCGGATACTTCGGATCGGCGGCGATGCTCGCGTGGTTGCGCACGCCGTCCGACATCATCGGCATGGCCGACGCCTATGCGAAGGTCATCTTTTTGGTCATGCCCGCCTTCTTCGTCTATTTCGTTTACGCGACGATTTTGCGGGGAACCGGCGACTCCACGACGCCCTTCTACGCGCTGATCGTTTCCAGCGTTTTGGCGATTGCGATCACGCCGCTCTTCATCGTGGGCTGGTTCGGTCTGCCGAAGCTCGGCGTGGTCAGCGCCGCCGTCGCCGGTCTCATCGCCAACGTCGCGGCGTTGACCTGGATGATCTTCTACTTGCGGTGGCGGGACAATCCGTTGAAGATCGATCGCGAAACGATTTCCGATTTCGTCATCGACTGGAGCATCCTGTGGTCGGTGCTCAAGATCGGCGTGCCCACCGGCGTTCAGGTCATGATGGTCTCGCTGGCCGAGATCGCGGTCATCACGTTCGTCAACCATTTCGGTTCGAGCGCAACGGCGGCGTACGGCGCCGTCAACCAGATCGTCGGCTACGTCCAGTTTCCGGCCATCTCGATCGGCATCGCGGCTTCGATCTTCGGCGCGCAGTGCATCGGAGCCAAGCGCGAGGACAAGCTCGGCAGCGTGATCCGCTCGGCGGTGGGGCTCAACTACGTCGTCGGCGGCATCTTGATCGCGCTCTGTTACATTTTCGCATGGGTGATTCTCGGGTGGTTCATCACCGATTCGCACACCTTGCAGATCGCGCACGAGCTGCTGATGATTACCTTGTGGAGCTACGCCGTCTTCGGCAACAGCGCCGTGCTCAGCGGTACCATGCGCGGCAGCGGCGACGTCTTATGGCCGACCGTCATCGGCATCGCGGTCATTTGGGGTGTCGAAGTTCCGGTTGCGTGGATCCTCATGCAGAAGGTCGGACTCGACGGCGTCTGGATCGGTTATCCGGCCGCGTACTGCGTGAGCTTGCTATTACAGTTTTGCTACTACGAGTTCGTCTGGAAGCGCAAGACGCACGAGCGCCTAGTATGA
- a CDS encoding phosphoglycerate kinase: MAFPFVEDLDVAGKRVLVREDLNVPMNGTEIADYTRVDAAIETLRWLHDHDARTIVMSHLGRPNGKPDPKYSLRPVAQALADRLGIRVGFVGDCVGPEAEKAVSELKDGDVLLLENVRFHPEEERNDPAFAAQLAKLGDVYVNDAFGTAHRAHASTEGVAHLLPHAAGDLMLAELSALHRLIEHPAKPFVCVIGGAKIKDKIDFFRKLMESVDAFCIGGGMANTFLAAQGVNVGKSLRDDDLTPANDILALAKQRHVDLHLPIDAVVAPAFDADDQAHVVSINKVGAGDMILDIGPETAKAYAKAIEQAKTVVFNGPMGVYEKPAYRAGTAVVGDAIARATQNGAVSVVGGGDAAAAAHILGFADKMTHVSTGGGATLEYLEGHTLPGVAALESAQPRA; encoded by the coding sequence GTGGCGTTTCCGTTCGTAGAGGATCTCGACGTTGCCGGCAAGCGCGTCTTGGTCCGGGAAGATCTCAACGTCCCCATGAACGGCACGGAGATTGCCGACTACACTCGCGTCGACGCAGCTATCGAGACGTTGCGCTGGCTGCACGACCACGACGCGCGCACGATCGTGATGTCCCACCTCGGCCGGCCCAACGGTAAGCCCGATCCGAAGTACTCGCTGCGTCCGGTCGCGCAGGCGCTTGCCGACCGGCTGGGCATTCGCGTCGGATTCGTCGGCGATTGCGTGGGTCCCGAAGCCGAAAAAGCCGTGTCGGAGCTCAAGGATGGCGACGTCCTTCTGCTCGAGAACGTGCGCTTTCATCCCGAGGAAGAGCGCAACGATCCCGCCTTCGCCGCGCAGCTGGCGAAGCTGGGCGACGTGTACGTCAACGACGCGTTCGGAACGGCGCATCGCGCGCACGCCTCGACCGAGGGCGTCGCGCACCTGCTGCCGCACGCTGCGGGCGATCTGATGCTCGCGGAGTTGTCTGCGCTGCATCGTTTGATCGAACATCCCGCCAAGCCGTTCGTCTGCGTCATCGGCGGCGCGAAGATCAAAGACAAGATCGACTTCTTTCGCAAGCTGATGGAGAGCGTCGACGCGTTTTGCATCGGCGGGGGCATGGCCAATACGTTTCTGGCCGCTCAAGGCGTCAACGTCGGCAAATCGCTGCGCGACGACGACCTCACGCCCGCCAACGATATTCTCGCGCTCGCCAAGCAGCGCCACGTCGACCTGCATCTGCCGATCGATGCCGTCGTCGCACCGGCCTTCGACGCCGACGACCAAGCTCACGTCGTGTCGATCAACAAGGTCGGCGCCGGCGACATGATCCTCGACATCGGCCCCGAGACGGCAAAAGCGTACGCCAAAGCCATCGAACAGGCCAAGACGGTCGTCTTCAACGGGCCGATGGGTGTGTACGAGAAACCCGCGTATCGCGCCGGAACGGCGGTCGTGGGCGACGCGATCGCGCGCGCGACGCAAAACGGCGCGGTCAGCGTCGTCGGCGGCGGCGACGCGGCGGCAGCGGCGCACATCCTCGGCTTTGCCGATAAAATG
- the gap gene encoding type I glyceraldehyde-3-phosphate dehydrogenase has protein sequence MRIGINGFGRIGRNFTKALLEHYPHVDIAAVNDLTSAAECAHLFKYDSNYGIYDGAVSADGDTIALGSKRVKVLAERDPGKLPWKDLGVDLVIESTGLFTDAVKARAHIDGGGAKKVIISAPAKGEDITLVLGVNDKSYDPSKHNVISNASCTTNCLATAVKPIVDNLGWVKGFMTTIHSYTNDQNILDAPHKDIRRARNAATNIVPTSTGAAKALFLTIPEVEGTFDGFALRVPTPTVSMIYLVAQTKKATTKDELNRILRSAADGELQKYVQYTEEELVSADFKRNPHSSIIDSKLNNANGDMVQIAAWYDNEWGYSCRLADLTAMVLDKIPARA, from the coding sequence ATGCGCATCGGGATCAACGGCTTCGGCCGCATTGGAAGAAATTTCACTAAGGCGCTGCTGGAGCACTATCCGCATGTCGACATCGCGGCCGTCAACGATCTGACCAGCGCGGCCGAGTGCGCCCACCTCTTCAAGTACGATAGCAACTACGGTATCTACGACGGCGCCGTTTCCGCCGACGGCGACACGATCGCACTGGGCAGCAAACGCGTCAAAGTGCTGGCCGAACGCGATCCCGGCAAGCTTCCCTGGAAAGATCTCGGCGTCGATCTCGTGATCGAGTCGACCGGGCTGTTCACCGACGCCGTCAAAGCGCGCGCGCACATCGACGGCGGCGGCGCGAAGAAAGTGATCATCTCGGCGCCGGCCAAAGGTGAGGATATCACGCTCGTTCTCGGCGTCAACGACAAGTCGTACGATCCGAGCAAGCACAACGTCATTTCGAACGCGTCGTGCACCACCAACTGTCTGGCGACCGCGGTCAAGCCGATCGTCGACAACTTAGGATGGGTCAAGGGTTTTATGACGACCATCCACTCGTACACCAACGACCAGAACATCCTCGATGCGCCGCACAAGGATATCCGCCGCGCGCGCAACGCCGCAACCAACATCGTACCGACGTCGACCGGCGCCGCCAAAGCGTTGTTTCTCACGATCCCCGAAGTCGAAGGAACGTTCGACGGCTTCGCGCTGCGCGTGCCGACGCCGACCGTCTCGATGATCTACCTCGTCGCACAGACGAAAAAAGCCACGACCAAGGACGAGCTCAACCGGATTCTGCGCAGCGCGGCCGACGGCGAGCTGCAGAAGTACGTGCAGTACACCGAGGAAGAGCTCGTATCGGCCGACTTCAAGCGCAATCCGCACAGCTCGATCATCGACTCCAAGCTCAACAACGCCAACGGCGATATGGTGCAGATCGCCGCCTGGTACGACAACGAGTGGGGATATTCGTGCCGGCTCGCGGATCTGACCGCGATGGTATTGGATAAAATCCCGGCCCGAGCGTAG
- a CDS encoding alkaline phosphatase family protein produces the protein MPRGVLLLFIAIATACSPSPGSISASGAFPIGLPARAPSARPGKIAHLVIVVQENRSFDNFFATFPGADGTTSGRVHSGATYPLKKSGLIQIQDICHSYQCYRWDYDHKKMDGFDLSANLVGASGLAPYQYVDPAQIAPYWTIARRYVLGDRMFQTQGSSSFTAHQDLIAGDTAFAPDERAIDLPNGLPWGCDAPAGTHTAAIKRFGQYIPLGGPFPCYKYATLRDLLDAKGQSWKYYTPSSHPRQQGGRIWDAFDAIDAVRHGPEWATNVSWPNTNLFSDLSGGRLAAVSWVIPQGGDSDHPGYKSDTGPSWVAQVVNAIGKSKYWNSTAIVIVWDDWGGMYDHVPPPQLGYGGLGFRVPMLVVSPYAKRGYVSHTQYEFASILKFAEDNWHLGRLGHNDRRATSIADCFDFTQAPRKFAPISAKYRLEYFLKRPPFSGKEAIVDSY, from the coding sequence GTGCCGCGTGGCGTATTGCTGCTTTTCATCGCGATCGCAACAGCGTGCTCCCCATCGCCGGGGAGCATCTCTGCTTCGGGCGCTTTTCCGATCGGGCTTCCCGCTCGCGCGCCGTCCGCGCGTCCCGGAAAGATCGCGCATCTGGTGATCGTCGTCCAGGAAAACCGTAGCTTCGATAACTTCTTCGCGACGTTCCCGGGTGCGGACGGCACCACGAGCGGTCGAGTCCACAGCGGCGCAACCTATCCGCTCAAAAAGTCCGGTCTGATTCAGATACAGGACATATGCCATTCGTATCAGTGCTACCGTTGGGATTACGACCACAAGAAAATGGACGGTTTCGATCTTTCGGCAAATCTTGTGGGTGCTTCAGGACTCGCACCGTACCAATACGTCGATCCCGCGCAGATTGCGCCGTATTGGACCATTGCGCGGCGCTACGTTCTCGGCGACCGGATGTTCCAGACGCAAGGCAGCTCGAGTTTTACCGCGCATCAGGATTTAATTGCCGGCGATACCGCGTTTGCTCCCGACGAGCGCGCCATCGACCTGCCCAACGGCCTTCCATGGGGATGCGACGCGCCGGCCGGAACGCACACCGCGGCGATCAAGCGCTTCGGCCAATACATCCCCCTCGGCGGTCCGTTTCCGTGCTACAAGTATGCGACCTTGCGCGATCTCCTCGACGCCAAGGGACAGTCCTGGAAGTATTACACGCCCTCAAGCCATCCGCGTCAGCAAGGCGGACGTATCTGGGATGCGTTCGACGCGATCGACGCGGTGCGGCACGGGCCGGAGTGGGCCACCAACGTGTCCTGGCCGAACACGAATCTCTTCTCCGATCTGAGCGGCGGCCGGCTCGCGGCTGTCTCGTGGGTGATACCGCAAGGTGGAGATTCCGATCATCCCGGTTATAAGTCCGACACGGGTCCATCGTGGGTCGCCCAGGTCGTCAACGCGATCGGCAAGAGCAAGTATTGGAACTCGACGGCGATCGTCATCGTATGGGACGATTGGGGCGGCATGTACGACCACGTGCCGCCGCCGCAGCTCGGCTACGGCGGTTTAGGGTTTCGTGTCCCGATGCTCGTGGTTTCACCGTACGCCAAGCGAGGCTACGTTTCGCACACGCAGTACGAGTTTGCCAGCATTCTCAAGTTCGCCGAGGACAACTGGCATTTGGGCCGGCTCGGACATAACGACCGCCGCGCGACGAGCATCGCCGACTGCTTCGACTTCACGCAGGCGCCCCGCAAGTTCGCGCCGATCTCCGCAAAATATCGTCTCGAGTATTTCCTGAAGCGCCCGCCGTTTAGCGGCAAAGAAGCGATCGTCGACTCATACTAG
- the whiA gene encoding DNA-binding protein WhiA: protein MISADTKDALARDVPEAAHCRQALLAGLALYGTAGRRHEFVTHRNAVARLFWSLLDKDRKSHPIETRAVTRLQRLPTFAIGVPERLRGVPSKPPHKCDRLVEIRAAFLACGSLTAGAHGYHLEFVVSNDELAARLIWMLRSAGTSPKTTQRKGRTVVYYKDFDAIVEVLTLVGAFSAVLRLEDVRALRETKNRIHRLVNTEAANLERTAAAAAAQRSTIAFIENAYGLARLSPALREIAELRLGYPDESLAELGCRCNPPIAKPTVGSRLGALTRLAARLRGGKGPDNRAR from the coding sequence ATGATTTCCGCCGACACGAAAGATGCGCTCGCGCGCGACGTTCCCGAAGCGGCACACTGCCGGCAAGCGCTGCTGGCGGGACTTGCGCTGTACGGCACCGCGGGACGGCGTCACGAGTTCGTGACGCATCGCAACGCCGTCGCACGGCTGTTCTGGTCGCTGCTGGACAAAGACCGAAAGTCGCATCCGATTGAAACGCGTGCCGTGACGCGTCTGCAGCGCCTTCCCACCTTTGCAATCGGCGTGCCCGAGCGGCTGCGCGGCGTTCCGTCGAAACCGCCGCACAAGTGCGACCGTTTGGTCGAGATTCGTGCGGCGTTTCTCGCCTGCGGATCGCTGACGGCCGGCGCGCACGGCTATCATCTGGAGTTCGTCGTTTCCAACGACGAGCTCGCGGCGCGGTTGATCTGGATGCTGCGCAGCGCCGGCACGTCGCCCAAGACGACGCAGCGCAAAGGGCGCACGGTCGTCTATTACAAGGATTTCGACGCGATCGTCGAGGTGCTCACGCTCGTCGGCGCGTTCTCGGCCGTTCTGCGTCTGGAAGACGTGCGTGCGCTGCGCGAAACGAAAAACCGCATTCACCGGCTGGTCAATACCGAAGCCGCCAACCTCGAGCGGACCGCCGCCGCCGCCGCCGCTCAGCGCAGCACGATCGCGTTCATCGAAAACGCCTACGGTTTAGCGCGCCTGTCGCCGGCGTTGCGCGAGATCGCCGAGCTGCGTCTGGGTTATCCCGACGAGTCGCTGGCGGAGCTGGGGTGCCGATGCAACCCACCGATTGCCAAGCCCACCGTCGGCAGCCGTCTGGGGGCGCTGACCCGCCTGGCCGCGCGGCTGCGCGGCGGGAAGGGGCCGGATAATCGGGCCCGGTAA
- a CDS encoding choice-of-anchor tandem repeat GloVer-containing protein yields the protein MSKTTLMRVLLCLTIAGCGPLGGTAGTTPNVVARPLIPPRAPTYQLLYGFKGVPDGVNPEMGLVVMGDKLYGTTYNGGAYGQGSVFEITTRGREKVIYSFRATEDGSNPYAGLTAVNGLLYGVTTSGGGGHCHYGNYGYGSGCGTVFSVDASGNERILYRFHGTTDGSTPQTNLVELNGWLYGTSTFGGGGTCKVLNGCGTVFKVSPSGVFRTVYHFKGGGAAGDGDVPIGNLTYLNGAFYGTTVAGGSKWEGTVYAVSPTGAEKVLYAFRGGNDGASPRAGLIAVDGSLYGVTFSGAGTACTGGRGCGTVFSITTTGTEKIRQRFGNGSEGGNPYENLTNVDGVLYGTTTVGGSVHCSQRSLGCGTLFAIDENGTYDVLHEFGGVSDGAVAQGQLVELKGALYGTTFIGGSHDSGTIYKIAL from the coding sequence ATGTCCAAGACCACCCTGATGCGTGTTCTTCTTTGCCTTACCATTGCGGGGTGCGGCCCGCTTGGCGGCACCGCCGGCACGACTCCGAACGTCGTTGCGCGTCCGCTTATCCCCCCGCGTGCGCCTACGTACCAGCTTCTGTACGGCTTTAAAGGCGTTCCCGATGGGGTGAACCCGGAGATGGGATTGGTCGTCATGGGTGACAAGCTCTACGGGACAACCTACAACGGGGGAGCCTACGGTCAAGGCTCGGTTTTCGAGATCACGACCCGCGGTCGAGAAAAGGTGATCTATAGCTTCAGAGCTACCGAGGACGGATCGAATCCCTACGCAGGTCTGACTGCCGTAAACGGGCTGCTTTACGGCGTAACGACGAGCGGCGGCGGCGGACATTGCCATTATGGAAACTACGGCTACGGCAGCGGCTGCGGTACGGTATTTTCCGTCGACGCGTCGGGGAACGAGCGGATCCTCTACAGATTTCATGGAACGACCGATGGCTCGACTCCCCAAACCAATCTCGTCGAGCTCAACGGCTGGCTCTACGGTACTTCAACGTTCGGCGGCGGCGGTACGTGTAAGGTGTTAAACGGTTGCGGCACCGTCTTCAAAGTGAGCCCGTCGGGTGTGTTTCGAACGGTGTACCATTTCAAAGGCGGCGGTGCTGCGGGCGACGGCGACGTGCCAATCGGAAATCTTACGTATCTCAACGGCGCGTTCTACGGCACGACGGTAGCGGGAGGTTCGAAGTGGGAGGGTACCGTTTACGCGGTGAGCCCAACCGGCGCGGAGAAGGTGCTCTACGCGTTCAGAGGCGGTAACGACGGCGCGAGTCCGCGTGCCGGCTTGATCGCGGTAGACGGCTCGCTTTACGGCGTTACGTTTTCCGGTGCGGGAACGGCGTGCACGGGCGGCCGCGGCTGCGGGACCGTGTTCAGCATCACGACGACCGGCACCGAAAAGATCCGTCAACGATTCGGCAACGGCTCGGAAGGCGGCAACCCGTACGAGAATCTGACCAACGTCGACGGTGTTTTGTACGGAACCACGACCGTGGGCGGCAGCGTTCATTGTTCCCAACGATCGTTGGGGTGCGGAACGCTTTTTGCAATCGACGAGAACGGCACGTACGACGTCTTACATGAGTTCGGGGGAGTTTCCGACGGCGCCGTCGCTCAAGGCCAGCTCGTCGAGCTCAAAGGAGCACTGTACGGCACCACATTTATCGGCGGGAGCCATGACAGCGGGACGATTTACAAAATTGCGCTCTAA
- a CDS encoding helix-turn-helix transcriptional regulator — protein sequence MHHGFAFRMGDVGRHWKAGRKLRRGILKFVILKFLAESERHGYDLMRLFAEKGWRPPRPGSIYPILNALEEEGLVRSRAEGERRIYEITEKGRRHLEEHTAGAGNFFEHLFEDDSEESEAKATPNSALREAAERLMQAIAQIGPSSKPETIEKVQDVLNKTRKEIYTLLAQE from the coding sequence ATGCATCACGGGTTTGCGTTCCGAATGGGCGACGTCGGCAGGCACTGGAAAGCCGGCCGAAAGCTGCGCCGGGGCATTCTGAAGTTCGTCATTCTCAAGTTTCTGGCTGAAAGCGAGCGGCACGGCTACGACCTGATGCGGCTGTTTGCCGAGAAGGGTTGGCGGCCGCCGCGTCCGGGTTCGATCTATCCGATTCTCAATGCGCTCGAGGAAGAGGGACTGGTTCGCAGTCGCGCCGAGGGCGAGCGCCGCATCTACGAGATCACCGAAAAAGGACGGCGTCATTTGGAAGAGCACACCGCCGGCGCGGGAAACTTCTTCGAACATCTTTTTGAGGACGATTCCGAAGAGAGCGAGGCCAAGGCTACGCCGAACTCGGCGCTGCGTGAAGCCGCGGAGCGGTTGATGCAGGCGATCGCGCAAATCGGGCCGTCGTCGAAACCGGAAACGATCGAAAAGGTTCAAGACGTGTTGAACAAAACGCGCAAAGAGATTTACACGCTGCTCGCACAGGAGTAA